One Bradyrhizobium manausense DNA segment encodes these proteins:
- a CDS encoding DUF1491 family protein, with the protein MRLKSSIWVSAYLRRCQTEGVFGAVRRRGAEEAGAVFVKVSLLDGNAMLYVPAPQTVYDEGRPTDRIFVPAAPQPIPEPAVEERLTKELRFDPDAWIVETEDRAGRHFLDLAKT; encoded by the coding sequence ATGCGTTTGAAATCAAGTATCTGGGTCTCTGCTTACTTGCGTCGGTGCCAGACCGAGGGCGTGTTCGGCGCGGTGCGCCGTCGCGGCGCCGAGGAGGCGGGCGCGGTGTTCGTCAAAGTATCGCTGCTCGACGGCAACGCGATGCTCTACGTGCCGGCGCCGCAGACCGTCTATGACGAGGGCCGGCCGACCGACCGCATCTTCGTGCCGGCAGCGCCGCAGCCGATACCTGAGCCCGCGGTGGAGGAGCGCCTGACGAAGGAGCTCCGCTTCGATCCCGATGCCTGGATCGTGGAAACCGAGGACCGTGCAGGGCGGCACTTTCTCGATCTGGCGAAGACCTGA